One region of Zingiber officinale cultivar Zhangliang chromosome 7B, Zo_v1.1, whole genome shotgun sequence genomic DNA includes:
- the LOC122004513 gene encoding pentatricopeptide repeat-containing protein At5g56310-like — MWYDYFFPVRADDQFRLRPDRITFIGILMACSHVGMIDTAIIGFNCMKTVYGVEPNAEHVGCLVDALSRGGYLDKARSVLESMLFETNASAWRALLGGCFAHGDYELGVVVARHLIELEPPEESGYVALQKLYAITGRTEDALKVRKLMCDLDIKQSSGASMIEVEGAACEFLAGTLCVGVYT; from the coding sequence ATGTGGTATGACTACTTTTTCCCTGTTCGCGCAGATGATCAATTCAGATTGCGACCAGATAGGATTACCTTCATCGGAATTTTGATGGCTTGTAGCCATGTAGGCATGATTGACACTGCTATCATCGGCTTCAATTGCATGAAGACAGTTTATGGAGTTGAGCCAAATGCAGAACATGTTGGATGCTTGGTGGATGCTCTTTCTCGTGGGGGGTATCTCGATAAGGCGAGATCAGTGCTTGAGAGCATGCTTTTCGAAACAAATGCTTCTGCTTGGCGTGCACTTTTAGGTGGATGCTTTGCTCATGGTGATTACGAGTTGGGCGTAGTGGTGGCGAGGCATCTCATTGAGCTTGAGCCACCGGAGGAAAGTGGATATGTAGCTCTACAAAAGTTGTATGCGATTACTGGTAGAACAGAGGATGCATTGAAAGTGAGGAAACTGATGTGTGATTTGGACATCAAACAATCCTCAGGAGCAAGCATGATTGAAGTGGAAGGAGCAGCGTGTGAGTTCTTGGCAGGAACActatgtgttggagtgtatacttaa